Below is a genomic region from Candidatus Paceibacterota bacterium.
CTATATCTTTCAGATACTCCAAATGTTCCAATATCCACCTATCAGCCAATGTCTTGGCGTTTGATTCTATGTTTTGCGTACTAACATCTACATCTTCCACAGACATTAAGACATATCTTGAAATGTTCCAGAGTTTATTTACAAAGTTTCTATAACCTTCGATTTTCTCTTCATAAAGTCTGAGATCCCCTCCTGGGCTTGAACCAACGATCATGCTCAGTCTCAGCGCATCCGTACCGTATTTTTCGATCATCTCGATCGGATCGATGCCGTTCCCGAGGGACTTGCTCATCTTTCTTCCCTCCTTATCCCGGACCATTCCATGAAGATATACATTCTCAAAAGGCACTTCTCCCAGCGTGTATGTCGTCATGAGGATCATCCTGGCGACCCAGAAGAACAGAATGTCATATCCCGTTTCCATAACACTTGTCGGATGATAATTCTTCAGATCCGGACTTCCATTGACCCAATCTTCAAAAGTTTTATATTTGACATGATCCTGATCAAGCAAAGTCGAGAATGTCCAAATACCGGATGAGAACCATGTATCAAGTGTATCCGAATCCTGCGTCCAGCCTTCCCCCTTCGGCGCTTCCACCCCGACATAGATTTCCTTTTCATTTGAATTTATAGTTTCTTCCGCTTTTGACTTTTGACTTTTAACTTTTGACTTATTTCTATACCACACCGGAATCCTGTGCCCGAACCAAAGCTGGCGCGAAATACACCAGTCACGGAGATTTTCCATCCAGTGATAATACGTTTTTTCAAATCTTTCCGGGATTATTTTTATCTCGCCGTTTTTCACAACTTCGATCGCGACATCTTTCAATGACTTGTTTTTGAAATACTTGTTGCCTTTTATGGTTATTTTCTTATCCACATCCACAAACCATTGTTCTGACGGCAAGGGTTCGATCGGGGTATCGCAGCGGTAGCAAATGCTCAAACTCTGCTCGGCTTCTTCGGCTTTTTCGATCAGATTGTTCGCTTCAAGATATTTTACGAACTTCTCTCTCGCCTCCAAAACCGTTAAACCTTCATATTCCTTTCCGGCCTCTTTTTTCATCTTTCCGTCCTCTCCGATGATCTTTATGATCTCAAGATCATTTTTTTCCGCCATCTGCCAGTCAGTCATGCTATGTGCGGGCGTCACGCCCAATGCCCCTGTTCCAAAATCCATATCAACCTCATGGTCTGCGATGATCTTTATTTTGTGAACTCCATTTCCAAGATCGATCTTGTACGTCTTCCCGATATAGGATTTGTACCTCTCGTCTTTTGGATTGACCGCTACTGCCGTATCTCCTAATTTCGTCTCGGGGCGCGTCGTTGCGATCGTGATCGGAAACTCCTTCGAATATTTGAAATAATACAATTTTGCTTTCTGATCTTTATGCTCGACTTCATCATCGGCCAACGTAGATTCGCATCTCGGGCACCAATTCACGATCCGGTCCCCGCGGTATATAAGCCCGTCATTATGCATCCTCAGAAACACTTCTTTAACGGCGCGAGACAGCCCGTCATCAAGAGTATATCTCTCTCGCGACCAATCGCATGAAGACCCCATTTTCTTGGTTTGGTTTTTGATGGTATGCCTTGAATCTTCCACAAATTTGTCGACGCGCTCCAGAAATTTCTCCCTTCCGAGATCATACTTCGTTTTCCCTTCTTTTGCGATCAGCTTTTCAACTCTGGTCTGTGTCGCAATTGAAGCGTGATCGGCCCCGGGAAGCCACAGCGTGTTGTCCTGAAGCATCCTGTGATATCTTATCATCAGATCCTGATATGCGAGCATTGAGGCATGTCCCAAATGCAGAACGCCTGTCGCATTCGGCGGCGGCATGGAAATCACAAAGCTCTTTGCATTTTTCGGCAAATTTAAATTATCCGGATTGAAACAACCGGACTCTTCCCACTTCTGATAAATTTTATCTTCCACCTCCCTGGAATTATACGCTTTCGGTATTTCTGGCATAAAGTTAATTAATTCAAATAATAAAGCCTGGAGTCAATTCAAATCCAAACTTCAAATCGTCTGAATTTGAGCTTTGACATCATTAAGCTAATCCTTGAGACAGCGAACGGAAGAACCTATTGTTTTAACAAACGAGATACGACCGATCTTGGAACCGGAATTCAAAGATCTGAGCCATGAATGAGAGCTGCTTTCTTCTTTGGATGACCATAGATCAACGAGCGAATCTCGGAAGACAAATGAACCATCAACTCCGCGAGAACCGCTGAGAGCAACTTCAAAACCGCTATCACCGCCGGACTTAAACCTTGTCCCGGCCGAATCACAATCAAACTCACCGGCCCTGTTAGCATTGCAACTTTGAACCGGATCTTTCAGATTATTTTCCAAAATATACCACTCGGTGTCTTTTGGGACGTGCCAGCCATCGGGACAGATTCCTTGAGCGCCTTCCAAAATGGACCTGTTCATAGCCGTGTTCCACTCATATAACCCGCCATCGGTTTCGCAAATCTTCGGATCGTCATTATAACAATAGCGAGTGATTGCTTCGCCCGCCGGATTTTTTGTAACTTTAAGATTTTCCCTTAACCAGCACTGATCACCGATCTTTACCGTATTATAAATATTATTATCTATATCCCTGACGGTGGTCGCACCACAAACAAAAGACCCTGCTTCTGTAATAGAATTTGAAACAGTAATTCCGAATTCCTGCTGATACAACTTCGCATCTGCCGCCTCTATCTTCTCCTTAATCGCCGCCCATTCTTCAGCGAAATATTTCTTATCCGTCAATGGATCGTATCCGTTTTTTATTTCGACCAGGTCGCTATAGCTGTCTTGATCCGTATCAAACTTATTTTCATCCGTTCCGATGATCTTCTCGAGATAATCCGGTAGCCCATCCTGATCCGTGTCCAGCGCTTTATCGATCTTATTCTCTTCAACTTTTTCCTCTTCCACGACCGGCGCACTCTCATCCGGCAGCTTGAATTCTGTACCAGTATTCGTAAAATACACAAGATAG
It encodes:
- a CDS encoding valine--tRNA ligase, with translation MPEIPKAYNSREVEDKIYQKWEESGCFNPDNLNLPKNAKSFVISMPPPNATGVLHLGHASMLAYQDLMIRYHRMLQDNTLWLPGADHASIATQTRVEKLIAKEGKTKYDLGREKFLERVDKFVEDSRHTIKNQTKKMGSSCDWSRERYTLDDGLSRAVKEVFLRMHNDGLIYRGDRIVNWCPRCESTLADDEVEHKDQKAKLYYFKYSKEFPITIATTRPETKLGDTAVAVNPKDERYKSYIGKTYKIDLGNGVHKIKIIADHEVDMDFGTGALGVTPAHSMTDWQMAEKNDLEIIKIIGEDGKMKKEAGKEYEGLTVLEAREKFVKYLEANNLIEKAEEAEQSLSICYRCDTPIEPLPSEQWFVDVDKKITIKGNKYFKNKSLKDVAIEVVKNGEIKIIPERFEKTYYHWMENLRDWCISRQLWFGHRIPVWYRNKSKVKSQKSKAEETINSNEKEIYVGVEAPKGEGWTQDSDTLDTWFSSGIWTFSTLLDQDHVKYKTFEDWVNGSPDLKNYHPTSVMETGYDILFFWVARMILMTTYTLGEVPFENVYLHGMVRDKEGRKMSKSLGNGIDPIEMIEKYGTDALRLSMIVGSSPGGDLRLYEEKIEGYRNFVNKLWNISRYVLMSVEDVDVSTQNIESNAKTLADRWILEHLEYLKDIVNDSLGHYSFSYAIDSDNGIRSFMWDKFADWYLEVSKIQGKNDAILIYVLENLLKLCHPFTPFVTEKIWQEMGKKGLLMIEKWPESKVRAEPTKTNINFDMIQGIVKGIRSVKNEHGIALREKIDAIINTETRKDLTSEDIKIIEANEDIIIGLGGLRGVKLESGAVKPEGWIHFDYSVPVYVKIGDSIDVAKEAEKTKKEIENINNYIAQIKNKLDNKKFVDNAPANIVEKEREKLRESEEKLRKMDEKLKSLL
- a CDS encoding FISUMP domain-containing protein, whose amino-acid sequence is MSDTLETNKIGEAETDQIINEPERGNKSKIAVFIGIVLIVAGIAASYLVYFTNTGTEFKLPDESAPVVEEEKVEENKIDKALDTDQDGLPDYLEKIIGTDENKFDTDQDSYSDLVEIKNGYDPLTDKKYFAEEWAAIKEKIEAADAKLYQQEFGITVSNSITEAGSFVCGATTVRDIDNNIYNTVKIGDQCWLRENLKVTKNPAGEAITRYCYNDDPKICETDGGLYEWNTAMNRSILEGAQGICPDGWHVPKDTEWYILENNLKDPVQSCNANRAGEFDCDSAGTRFKSGGDSGFEVALSGSRGVDGSFVFRDSLVDLWSSKEESSSHSWLRSLNSGSKIGRISFVKTIGSSVRCLKD